A single region of the Plantactinospora soyae genome encodes:
- a CDS encoding cellulose binding domain-containing protein: MVAAGLLGLSTVGAVAFSGPASAAPPVTSAGLSPAVRARMAAQVPLIDAASVIRSVVEAGQPRGYAGLGLVKGHVTLWWKGTVPADVTRAVDSARRIAEVKVEPAAYSGTELKTAAAKVSRVVASDPTDAAHTVRIKTDGSGLQVAVDTSAGAKVPALPNTGVKTHSVAAKKPKLHATRDDDEAPWNGGAGISRDGPGVDCTAGFGVRHAGTNTPYVLTAAHCGELGSLWSDGVNEPIGTMVQRHVDHDTALISAESAGKYMYVGGQYDETKVPVVGWTQVFPGQLLCQSGYTTSWVVGHPICNLEVQFHYTDRQDLVEATQLDGLESGYGGDSGGPVYMVNPDGSVLAAGTHTSGAGPGIGFQDFATARADFGDIVPVDNSGTASTCRVSYQVANRWPGGYTVNVTLYNSGSAINGWRLNWDLGAGSTVTIPWNAATNQSGATVTASNLAYNATIPAGGAITFGFNASGTPNTPASFTLNGQTCA, translated from the coding sequence GTGGTCGCTGCCGGCCTGCTCGGGCTGTCCACAGTGGGCGCGGTCGCGTTCAGCGGGCCAGCCTCGGCCGCACCGCCGGTGACCTCCGCCGGCCTGTCACCGGCGGTTCGCGCCCGGATGGCGGCCCAGGTGCCGCTGATCGACGCGGCGAGCGTCATCCGGTCGGTGGTCGAGGCCGGCCAGCCGCGCGGCTACGCCGGGCTCGGGTTGGTCAAAGGCCACGTCACGCTGTGGTGGAAGGGCACCGTCCCAGCTGACGTCACCCGGGCTGTGGACAGCGCCCGGCGGATCGCCGAGGTCAAGGTCGAACCGGCCGCGTACTCCGGCACCGAACTGAAGACCGCCGCAGCCAAGGTGAGCCGCGTCGTCGCCTCCGACCCGACCGACGCCGCACACACCGTACGGATCAAGACGGACGGCAGCGGCCTGCAGGTCGCGGTCGACACCTCAGCCGGTGCCAAAGTGCCGGCTCTGCCGAACACCGGCGTCAAGACCCACAGCGTCGCGGCGAAGAAGCCGAAGCTGCACGCCACCCGCGACGACGACGAGGCTCCCTGGAACGGCGGCGCGGGCATCTCGCGGGACGGACCCGGCGTCGACTGCACCGCCGGGTTCGGGGTTCGCCACGCCGGCACCAACACACCGTACGTGCTGACCGCCGCGCACTGCGGTGAGCTCGGATCGTTGTGGTCAGACGGCGTCAACGAACCGATCGGGACGATGGTGCAGCGGCACGTCGACCACGACACCGCACTGATCAGTGCCGAGTCGGCGGGTAAATACATGTACGTCGGCGGCCAGTACGACGAGACGAAGGTGCCGGTTGTCGGCTGGACGCAGGTCTTCCCCGGGCAGCTACTCTGCCAGTCCGGTTACACCACTTCCTGGGTGGTCGGCCACCCGATCTGCAACCTCGAGGTCCAGTTCCACTACACCGACCGGCAGGACCTGGTCGAGGCCACCCAGCTGGACGGTTTGGAGTCCGGTTACGGCGGGGACAGCGGCGGCCCGGTCTACATGGTGAACCCGGACGGCTCGGTGTTGGCCGCCGGTACGCACACCAGCGGCGCCGGGCCGGGCATCGGCTTCCAGGACTTCGCGACGGCCCGCGCTGACTTCGGTGACATCGTGCCGGTCGACAACTCGGGCACCGCCAGCACCTGCCGGGTGTCCTACCAGGTCGCCAACAGGTGGCCGGGCGGCTACACGGTGAACGTGACCCTCTACAACTCCGGCTCCGCGATCAACGGCTGGCGGCTCAACTGGGACCTGGGCGCCGGCAGCACCGTCACCATCCCGTGGAACGCCGCGACCAACCAGTCCGGTGCCACGGTGACCGCGTCCAACCTGGCCTACAACGCGACCATCCCGGCCGGCGGCGCGATCACCTTCGGGTTCAACGCATCCGGCACGCCCAACACCCCCGCTTCGTTCACCCTCAACGGGCAGACCTGCGCCTGA
- a CDS encoding BTAD domain-containing putative transcriptional regulator, which produces MTATSFGGLLRAYRRRTGMTQRQLAGRAGVSAGAIRDLEQGRTRSPKRHSVQAIATALGLSGRDVEQLHAAAEAHRAQRAEAGPVRGGPLRIRVLGPIEVWHGDVQASLGSDIQRTLLARLALGVGAAVGQDELVELLWQHSETQNTANLLHTHVARLRRLLDADGRADSVLVSGQAGYRLAVGADHLDLLTFRDLTRRAAYEAPEDALTRLAQAVALWRGDIDAERMVSSPLYTAIATEYATTVQTFATLARDLGKPERALKPVRELADRRELDEPLHVELILNLAASGRQAEALAAYDRIRSALADQLGIDPGERLRSAQFAVLRQQDRHVRRTMGRTAIQQAPAAPPDFVGRADEIARIEAALARTGQESGPTSSRIVLVAGIAGVGKTALALAAAHRLRAKYPDGQLYADLRGTTATAPEPMRVLGRFLRALGVPSRQIGTDENEAAALFRSELADRRMLVLLDNAHDAGQARPLLPGAGGSDSIVTSRRRMPGLAGASVVDLEPLNPEESIALIGATAGSHRTDADPDAAAALAEACARLPLALRIASARLATRQAWTIGDLTRRLQDDNRRLTELSTGESSMLTSFQLSYADLSTVAQRAFRLCSMHPGDDFGANGTGILLAMPVAEADRVLEGLLEANMLMQYTRDRYRFHDLLGLYARRLLADDAEGEPARSRLYTWYADAVTAAMEWVYPQLVRLDTHAERDTFFATEAAALAWLDVELPALLAVVRQTARSADRALAWRITDQLRGYFLIHRHIDGWLSAAEAGLDAADRASDDVARTAMLISRGQALWSVGRDEEALSDCLAGEHLAVTTGWTTAAAYLSHHIGWLYLEQGKLTDAAEWLHRALELTEDDQLGHVRAVALNGLGVMRLCQGELRDAVELFNAALEINEATGRETSALANRGNLASALRQLGAEARASELLTEVLAAYRNRSNLRGEMSTLDELSQLHLQRGDAATALEVARRAHDMAIAVHDRKATAQTAATAAQAYLALGDATAAAQWFEHCMTIAHNAYPFVEARALVGFATARLSAGDSASASYIAEQAIAIARSCGFRLLEGRALAALHASRR; this is translated from the coding sequence GTGACGGCGACAAGCTTCGGCGGACTGCTTCGAGCCTATCGCCGCCGAACCGGGATGACGCAACGGCAACTCGCCGGCCGGGCGGGCGTGAGCGCGGGCGCGATCCGCGATCTGGAGCAGGGCAGGACGAGAAGCCCGAAGCGGCACTCTGTCCAGGCCATCGCCACCGCACTCGGGCTGAGCGGGCGCGACGTCGAGCAACTTCACGCCGCCGCCGAGGCCCATCGTGCACAACGCGCCGAAGCCGGTCCGGTCCGTGGCGGCCCGCTGCGCATCCGTGTGCTCGGTCCGATCGAGGTCTGGCACGGCGACGTCCAGGCATCCCTCGGCTCCGACATACAACGCACGCTGCTCGCGCGGCTCGCGCTCGGCGTCGGCGCAGCCGTCGGCCAGGACGAACTCGTCGAACTTCTGTGGCAGCACAGCGAAACCCAGAACACGGCGAACCTGCTGCACACGCACGTCGCCAGGCTGCGGCGGCTGCTGGACGCCGACGGGCGAGCCGACAGCGTGCTCGTCAGCGGTCAGGCCGGGTACCGGCTCGCGGTCGGCGCCGATCACCTGGACCTGCTGACGTTCCGCGACCTCACCAGGCGGGCGGCGTACGAGGCGCCGGAGGATGCGTTGACCCGGCTCGCCCAGGCCGTCGCGCTTTGGCGCGGCGACATCGACGCGGAGCGGATGGTGTCAAGCCCGCTCTACACCGCGATAGCCACCGAGTACGCCACGACCGTCCAGACATTCGCCACGCTGGCGCGCGATCTCGGCAAGCCAGAACGGGCGCTTAAACCGGTGCGAGAGCTTGCGGATCGGCGCGAGCTGGACGAGCCGCTGCATGTCGAGCTGATCCTGAACCTGGCCGCAAGCGGCCGGCAGGCAGAGGCACTCGCGGCATACGACCGGATCCGGTCCGCACTCGCCGACCAGCTCGGCATCGATCCCGGCGAGCGGCTGCGGTCCGCCCAGTTCGCGGTGCTCCGGCAGCAGGATCGGCACGTCCGACGGACGATGGGGCGGACCGCGATCCAGCAGGCACCCGCCGCGCCACCGGACTTCGTCGGCAGGGCGGACGAAATAGCCAGGATCGAGGCTGCGCTCGCCAGGACGGGCCAGGAGTCCGGACCGACCTCGTCCCGAATCGTGCTGGTTGCTGGCATCGCCGGAGTCGGCAAGACCGCTCTCGCGCTCGCCGCTGCGCACCGGTTGCGCGCGAAGTATCCCGACGGTCAGCTCTACGCCGACCTGCGTGGCACCACCGCGACCGCACCAGAACCGATGAGGGTGCTCGGCCGGTTTCTGCGCGCGCTCGGCGTGCCGAGCAGGCAGATCGGGACCGACGAGAACGAGGCGGCCGCGTTGTTCCGCAGTGAGCTCGCCGACCGGCGGATGCTGGTGCTGCTGGACAACGCACATGACGCCGGCCAGGCCCGGCCTCTGCTGCCGGGAGCGGGTGGCAGCGACTCGATCGTTACCAGCCGACGCCGGATGCCTGGCCTTGCCGGTGCGAGCGTCGTCGACCTCGAACCGCTCAACCCGGAGGAGTCGATCGCCCTGATCGGCGCGACCGCAGGATCGCATCGGACCGACGCCGATCCCGACGCGGCTGCCGCGCTCGCCGAAGCATGCGCGCGGCTGCCGCTCGCGCTGCGCATCGCGAGCGCGAGGCTGGCCACTCGGCAGGCATGGACCATCGGCGACCTGACTCGCCGGCTGCAGGACGACAACCGCAGACTCACCGAACTGTCCACCGGTGAGTCGAGCATGCTCACCAGTTTTCAGCTCAGCTACGCCGACCTGAGTACTGTGGCCCAGCGCGCGTTCCGGTTGTGCAGCATGCACCCGGGTGACGACTTCGGCGCTAATGGCACCGGTATCCTGCTGGCGATGCCGGTGGCCGAGGCCGACCGCGTGCTGGAGGGCCTGCTCGAGGCGAACATGCTGATGCAGTACACGAGGGACCGCTACCGGTTCCATGACCTGCTCGGCCTGTACGCCCGCCGGCTGCTCGCCGACGATGCCGAGGGCGAACCGGCGCGCTCCCGGCTGTATACCTGGTACGCCGACGCGGTGACGGCCGCGATGGAATGGGTGTACCCGCAGCTCGTCCGGCTCGACACACATGCCGAGCGGGACACGTTCTTCGCCACCGAAGCCGCCGCGCTCGCCTGGCTGGACGTCGAGCTGCCCGCGTTGCTCGCCGTTGTCAGACAGACGGCTAGGTCCGCCGACCGTGCGCTGGCCTGGCGAATCACCGACCAACTCCGCGGCTACTTCCTGATCCACCGGCACATCGACGGCTGGCTGTCCGCGGCGGAGGCAGGTCTGGACGCGGCCGACAGAGCCAGCGATGACGTCGCGCGGACCGCGATGTTGATCAGCCGTGGCCAGGCGCTGTGGTCGGTCGGCCGGGACGAGGAGGCGCTGTCCGACTGCCTCGCCGGCGAACATCTCGCGGTCACCACCGGCTGGACGACGGCCGCGGCGTACCTGTCCCATCACATCGGGTGGCTCTATCTGGAGCAGGGCAAACTCACCGACGCGGCGGAGTGGCTGCACCGAGCGCTTGAATTGACCGAGGACGACCAGCTCGGCCACGTGCGGGCGGTCGCGCTCAACGGACTCGGGGTGATGCGGCTGTGCCAGGGCGAGCTGCGGGACGCCGTCGAACTCTTCAACGCGGCGCTGGAGATCAACGAGGCGACCGGCCGGGAGACGTCGGCGCTAGCCAATCGGGGCAACCTGGCGAGCGCGCTACGTCAGCTCGGTGCGGAGGCGCGTGCCTCCGAACTGCTCACCGAAGTGCTCGCGGCGTACCGGAACAGGTCGAACCTGCGCGGCGAGATGTCCACCTTGGACGAGTTGAGCCAGCTGCACCTCCAGCGCGGAGACGCCGCCACAGCCCTGGAGGTGGCGAGGCGGGCGCACGACATGGCGATCGCGGTCCACGACAGGAAGGCCACGGCACAGACCGCAGCCACCGCGGCACAGGCATACCTCGCGCTCGGAGACGCGACGGCCGCCGCCCAGTGGTTCGAGCATTGCATGACGATCGCGCACAACGCCTACCCGTTCGTGGAGGCACGGGCACTGGTCGGCTTCGCCACCGCCCGGCTCTCCGCCGGTGACTCGGCCTCGGCGAGCTACATCGCCGAGCAGGCCATTGCGATCGCCAGGTCCTGCGGTTTCCGCCTGCTCGAAGGGCGGGCATTGGCCGCGCTGCACGCGTCGAGACGATAA
- a CDS encoding IS3 family transposase, producing the protein MPAWGPHGRSGREGLRSDRDRGAEQAQQGNVKRACELLKVSRSAYYQHRSAGPSRRDRVDAALTERIIAVYDASTGTYGSPRVHAELQAAGRRHSRKRIARLMRTAGLCGRTPKRWRTTTVPDPAAAHRPDLIRRDFTTSAVDVDTRWCGDISYINTWEGWLYLATVIDLASRRVVGWATADHLRTDLVTQALDNAVASCHPTGPVVFHSDRGCQYTSGQYARLAEQHGIRLSIGRKGQCWDNAVAESFFATIKTELLDRHAWPIRTAARTAIFDSIEGWYNTRRRHSTLGYLSPAAYESTAYAGTPFSKVA; encoded by the coding sequence GTGCCGGCGTGGGGACCGCACGGTCGGTCAGGTCGCGAAGGACTTCGATCTGACCGAGACCGCGGTGCGGAGCAAGCGCAGCAGGGCAACGTCAAGCGGGCCTGCGAGCTGTTGAAGGTCTCCCGGTCCGCCTACTATCAGCACCGCTCGGCCGGCCCCTCACGCCGGGATCGCGTCGATGCCGCCCTGACCGAGCGGATCATCGCCGTGTACGACGCCTCGACCGGCACCTACGGCTCCCCGAGAGTGCACGCCGAGCTCCAGGCCGCGGGGCGGCGGCACTCCCGCAAACGGATCGCCCGGCTGATGCGCACGGCGGGCCTGTGCGGCCGGACACCGAAACGGTGGCGTACCACCACCGTGCCCGACCCGGCCGCAGCGCACCGTCCGGACCTGATCAGGCGGGACTTCACCACCAGCGCGGTAGACGTGGACACCCGCTGGTGCGGCGATATCAGCTACATCAACACGTGGGAGGGCTGGCTGTACCTGGCCACCGTCATCGACCTGGCCTCACGCCGGGTGGTCGGCTGGGCCACCGCCGATCACCTGCGCACCGACCTCGTCACACAAGCCCTGGACAACGCGGTGGCATCATGCCACCCGACCGGGCCAGTGGTGTTCCACAGCGACAGGGGCTGCCAATACACCAGCGGCCAGTACGCCCGCCTGGCCGAGCAGCACGGCATCCGTCTGTCCATCGGCCGCAAGGGCCAGTGCTGGGACAACGCCGTCGCGGAATCGTTCTTCGCCACCATCAAGACCGAACTACTCGACCGCCACGCGTGGCCCATCCGCACCGCCGCCCGCACGGCGATCTTCGACTCGATCGAGGGCTGGTACAACACCCGACGCCGGCACTCCACGCTCGGCTACCTCAGCCCCGCCGCCTACGAGTCCACCGCGTACGCCGGAACACCATTCAGCAAGGTAGCGTGA
- a CDS encoding LamG-like jellyroll fold domain-containing protein: MRFRSLWIKLSVLLLMAAGLLVVPPPTSLAAAIPNPTVLFTRGMGGYDCIRGAKLVPAPDGTLIAIGSAKYRNSTGECPDLTHTDVVMRRRSQDGTWGPLVKIRANPVGDGRMLSATPVVDQRTGNILLFVRDGSDTDFDESVSYVLTSTDSGRSWTETARYPWVTRPGPSHGIQLEHGPHAGRLVVAMWLDTKPQTIQLIYSDDGGVSWTRGATSTGSVWAGEPSIFERTDSDINDGSIYVMARNQGAEDLGDTKVYGISADGGETFSGPFQVVDNLVSPKVYGTVLRLRSTLDGDQYNRVLFSSPVEYRERAGSSSMDRHRMVIRSSYTEGRTWQGVNDSDSQTIHTGPASYSSMAMLPDGRIALAFEAGDEGQVSHHEVRFTTFTEADLGLPDSYSGGTGTPDTSGLGNTARIRGTTHGGDGRFDGGVTLDGVDDYVQVPFAESLAVDAADFTVMAWVKYSATTGNRPIFWAYGVGEDRSQMWLRAEPGSNRIQGRVQSGANGGSVMSSKAHNDGRWHHVALQRQGTTLRMFVDGNLDGTATGPTGTVSPARPFQMRIGQRIDGAQHFAGSLDEVRLYKRALTEPEIDRIHATNAVDVAGALLRLPFHPNYKTTDDASANDNDGFVRQAVPGPGKFGNAMTFDGVEDRIHIPYSNATNLGSSQFTITTWFRYSGAAARQTLLWGYGVNEANSQLWIRADPAGNTITASARTPDGVVRVNTANTYADNAWHFLALRRTGSQLILSVDGQDVSTASAPTGSLTAGHTDGVRGIHLGEQLDGTDTLTGALDELHIYTRALSAAELEALRTNNTTPASGLALHLPLNNTDAAAP; this comes from the coding sequence GTGAGGTTCCGCTCGCTGTGGATAAAATTGTCCGTACTACTACTGATGGCCGCCGGGTTACTGGTGGTTCCACCGCCGACATCGCTCGCTGCGGCGATCCCCAACCCGACAGTGCTGTTCACCCGGGGCATGGGGGGTTACGACTGCATCCGGGGAGCCAAACTGGTGCCCGCCCCTGACGGCACTCTCATCGCCATCGGCAGTGCGAAGTACCGGAACAGCACAGGGGAGTGCCCGGACCTGACCCACACCGACGTCGTGATGCGGCGGAGGTCCCAGGACGGCACCTGGGGTCCGCTGGTGAAGATTCGCGCCAACCCCGTCGGCGATGGCAGGATGCTCTCCGCGACTCCCGTCGTCGACCAGCGCACCGGCAACATCCTGCTGTTCGTCCGGGATGGTTCGGACACCGATTTCGACGAGTCTGTGTCATACGTGCTGACGAGCACCGACAGCGGCCGGTCATGGACGGAGACCGCCAGGTACCCCTGGGTGACCCGACCCGGCCCCAGTCATGGCATCCAACTGGAGCACGGACCACATGCCGGGCGGCTGGTCGTCGCCATGTGGCTCGACACAAAACCCCAGACGATTCAGCTGATCTACAGCGACGACGGTGGCGTGAGCTGGACTCGTGGTGCCACGTCCACCGGATCGGTGTGGGCGGGTGAACCGAGCATCTTCGAGCGCACCGACAGCGACATCAACGACGGCAGCATCTACGTCATGGCGCGCAACCAGGGCGCCGAGGACCTTGGCGACACCAAGGTCTATGGCATCAGCGCCGACGGCGGAGAGACGTTCAGCGGCCCGTTCCAGGTCGTCGACAACCTGGTGTCGCCGAAGGTGTACGGCACCGTGCTGCGCCTGCGGTCCACCTTGGATGGCGACCAGTACAACCGCGTGCTGTTCTCCTCGCCTGTCGAATACCGGGAACGGGCCGGGAGCAGCTCGATGGACCGCCACCGGATGGTGATCCGGTCGAGCTACACCGAGGGCCGCACGTGGCAGGGCGTCAACGACTCCGACAGTCAGACGATCCACACCGGCCCCGCCAGTTACTCCAGCATGGCGATGCTGCCCGACGGCAGGATCGCCCTGGCCTTCGAAGCAGGCGACGAGGGCCAGGTGTCCCACCACGAGGTTCGGTTCACCACGTTCACCGAGGCGGACCTCGGCCTGCCCGACAGCTACTCCGGCGGCACCGGTACCCCGGACACCTCAGGGCTGGGCAACACGGCCCGCATCCGGGGCACGACCCACGGCGGCGACGGCCGGTTCGACGGGGGCGTGACCCTCGACGGTGTCGACGACTACGTTCAGGTCCCGTTCGCCGAGTCGCTCGCGGTCGACGCCGCCGATTTCACCGTGATGGCGTGGGTGAAGTACAGCGCCACCACCGGCAACCGGCCGATCTTCTGGGCTTACGGCGTCGGCGAGGACCGATCCCAGATGTGGCTGCGGGCCGAACCGGGGAGCAACCGCATCCAGGGGCGCGTTCAGAGTGGCGCCAACGGCGGCTCGGTGATGTCGAGCAAGGCGCACAACGACGGCAGGTGGCACCACGTCGCGTTACAGCGGCAGGGCACCACCTTGCGGATGTTCGTGGACGGCAACCTCGACGGCACCGCCACCGGTCCGACCGGCACGGTCAGCCCTGCGCGGCCGTTCCAGATGCGCATTGGACAGCGAATCGACGGTGCCCAGCACTTCGCCGGGTCACTGGATGAGGTCCGGCTCTACAAGAGGGCGCTCACCGAGCCCGAGATCGACCGCATCCACGCCACCAACGCCGTCGACGTCGCCGGTGCGCTGTTGCGGCTGCCGTTCCACCCGAACTACAAGACCACCGACGACGCCTCGGCCAACGACAACGACGGTTTCGTCCGGCAGGCGGTGCCCGGGCCCGGCAAGTTCGGCAACGCGATGACCTTCGACGGCGTCGAGGACCGGATCCACATCCCGTACAGCAACGCGACAAACCTCGGCTCGTCCCAGTTCACCATCACCACCTGGTTCAGGTACTCCGGCGCGGCCGCCAGGCAGACACTGCTGTGGGGCTACGGCGTCAACGAGGCGAACAGCCAGCTGTGGATCCGGGCCGACCCCGCAGGTAACACCATCACCGCATCGGCCAGAACCCCCGACGGCGTCGTCCGCGTCAACACCGCCAACACGTACGCCGACAACGCCTGGCACTTCCTCGCCCTGCGCCGCACCGGCAGCCAACTGATCCTGTCCGTCGACGGGCAGGACGTCAGCACTGCGTCTGCCCCGACGGGATCGCTGACCGCAGGTCACACGGACGGTGTCCGGGGCATCCACCTCGGCGAACAACTCGACGGCACCGACACGCTCACCGGCGCCCTCGATGAGTTGCACATCTACACCCGGGCGCTGTCAGCCGCCGAACTCGAGGCGCTGCGCACCAACAACACCACCCCGGCCAGCGGACTGGCCCTGCACCTTCCGCTGAACAACACCGACGCTGCGGCACCCTGA
- a CDS encoding TAXI family TRAP transporter solute-binding subunit produces MVLILEPRLSRRAVLLAAGGLLVGCSRQPEVDKVQLRLATGPAGAVYRRIGGALAEHITRQVPGAAVTTVPSGASTDNIRMLRAGDVHLGLSSLDAVITTGGSVPEGLSASYAVSTRSISTGRHVRSDHPHRRGEHGATA; encoded by the coding sequence ATGGTGCTGATCCTGGAGCCACGGCTCAGCCGGCGGGCGGTGCTCCTGGCCGCTGGCGGGCTGCTCGTCGGTTGCTCCCGGCAGCCCGAGGTCGACAAGGTCCAGCTGCGACTGGCCACCGGCCCGGCCGGGGCGGTGTACCGGCGCATCGGCGGTGCGCTGGCCGAACACATCACCAGGCAGGTGCCGGGCGCCGCGGTGACCACCGTGCCGAGCGGAGCGTCCACCGACAACATCAGAATGCTGCGGGCCGGTGACGTGCACCTCGGGCTGTCGAGCCTGGACGCGGTGATCACAACCGGCGGCAGCGTGCCTGAGGGGCTCTCGGCGAGCTACGCAGTGAGCACACGATCAATCTCGACCGGGCGCCACGTGAGGTCGGACCACCCCCACCGGCGTGGGGAGCACGGCGCGACGGCGTGA
- a CDS encoding right-handed parallel beta-helix repeat-containing protein translates to MQETERDIHASHGNLAWISTELGVRGGSHPPPRRERHRYGAASCLVSLTGTVHVSVRDPGRRALLYGAPAVAAGSVLLAGSRVDAAVAVAGAASPKDYGAVGNGVVDDTAAVQACLNANRVIDFGGPENTYLITTSLKVDKTATQVLIGNGASIKAGALTDMMEFYYAGHSVSGVVFDGNNQGRGVAIRIRGSAAGSSVDECAFVNVAGSGVVVEYGANRVRITNCRFRRCGHGTAIPEGQANLRNSVLVAADHCSVLDNELLECMWGVYFRAENDTGISFYTCRGNTITCLSDTLAGSQGISNRLGRNSRIQDNTIVGFNDNSIDCWGCNNMTITGNITSGGKDGVFIGDVNSSSITIAGNVFRAPQRGVRVVTAGTVYTNQLVIGVTVTGNTVSNPSIGGIYVGETTSNQLSGVTIADNDLHIARAGDYGIHVVNAECSRIAGNRIYRAKKHGIVLTGTDIVEVSNNMIQDASQAEAGTTTPAQSDGINVDGSNRALIRNNTIYGGARYAVNITGGTGMTVTGNRWRSTSAGLNIGSGTASPILSENVAI, encoded by the coding sequence ATGCAGGAAACTGAGAGAGATATCCACGCGAGCCACGGCAATCTCGCGTGGATATCCACAGAACTCGGTGTCCGAGGGGGGAGCCACCCCCCCCCACGGCGGGAAAGACACCGGTACGGTGCTGCGAGTTGCTTGGTATCGCTAACGGGGACGGTGCATGTGAGCGTCAGGGATCCTGGTCGGCGGGCGTTGCTCTATGGTGCGCCAGCGGTGGCGGCGGGCTCGGTCCTGCTCGCGGGTTCAAGGGTGGATGCGGCTGTCGCGGTCGCTGGAGCCGCGTCGCCGAAGGATTACGGCGCAGTGGGTAACGGGGTTGTCGACGACACGGCCGCGGTACAGGCGTGTCTGAATGCCAACCGGGTGATCGACTTCGGCGGGCCGGAGAACACGTACCTGATCACCACGTCGCTGAAGGTCGACAAGACGGCCACACAGGTGCTGATCGGCAATGGAGCCAGCATCAAGGCGGGCGCCCTCACGGACATGATGGAGTTCTACTACGCCGGGCACTCGGTCAGCGGCGTCGTCTTCGACGGCAACAACCAGGGCAGGGGAGTCGCGATCCGGATCAGGGGCAGCGCGGCCGGCTCCTCGGTCGACGAGTGCGCCTTTGTCAACGTTGCCGGGTCGGGCGTCGTCGTGGAATACGGCGCGAACCGCGTGCGGATCACCAATTGCAGGTTCCGCAGGTGCGGACACGGCACCGCCATACCCGAAGGCCAGGCCAATCTCCGCAATTCCGTGTTGGTCGCCGCCGACCACTGCTCGGTGCTCGACAACGAGCTGCTTGAGTGCATGTGGGGCGTGTACTTCCGCGCCGAGAACGACACGGGGATCAGTTTCTACACCTGCCGAGGCAACACGATCACCTGCCTGAGCGACACCCTCGCGGGTAGCCAGGGCATCTCGAATCGGCTGGGTCGTAACAGCCGGATCCAGGACAACACCATCGTGGGCTTCAACGACAACAGCATCGACTGCTGGGGCTGCAACAACATGACCATCACCGGCAACATCACCTCCGGCGGCAAGGACGGTGTGTTCATCGGGGACGTCAACAGCAGCAGCATCACCATCGCCGGCAACGTCTTCCGGGCACCACAGCGCGGCGTACGCGTCGTCACCGCGGGAACCGTCTACACGAATCAACTCGTCATCGGCGTGACGGTCACCGGCAACACCGTCTCGAATCCCAGCATCGGGGGCATCTACGTCGGTGAGACCACCTCGAACCAGCTCAGCGGCGTCACCATCGCCGACAACGACCTGCACATCGCCCGCGCCGGCGACTACGGCATCCACGTCGTCAACGCCGAATGCTCCCGCATCGCCGGCAACCGGATCTACCGAGCCAAGAAGCACGGCATCGTGCTCACCGGCACCGACATCGTCGAGGTCAGCAACAACATGATCCAGGACGCCAGTCAGGCCGAGGCCGGGACCACGACCCCGGCGCAGTCCGACGGCATCAACGTCGACGGTTCCAACCGTGCTCTGATCCGCAACAACACGATCTACGGCGGCGCCCGCTACGCCGTCAACATCACCGGCGGCACCGGCATGACGGTCACCGGCAACCGCTGGCGGTCCACCAGTGCCGGCCTCAACATCGGCAGCGGCACGGCCAGCCCGATCCTCTCCGAAAACGTCGCGATCTAG